A segment of the Amycolatopsis thermophila genome:
CGGCGCGCACCTTCGGCTGGATCCTGTTCGTCGGCTTCGGCCTGGTCGGGATCTGGGGCCTGATGATCACCGGGGTCATCGCGTCGAACCCGGTGTCCGGTCTGGGCAACCCGCTCAACCTCAACGCGGCCGACAACTGGCTGCACCTGGTCAGCGCGGTGCTGGGGCTGGTCATGGCGATCATGCCGGCCCGCAAGCGGGCCCACGTGGAAACCACCGGCACCGCGACCGCCACGACGGTGCAGCAGCCGCTCGTCACCGGGGACGAGGTGCCCGGCAACGCGGACGTGCCGACCCGCCCGGTCCCGCAGCAGACCGAAGCGGCGGCCGGCCGCCACCGTCCGTCGCGCTGGAAGATGCACCGGCCCGGGCGCACCGCCCACTGATCGTCGGGCAGACTGCCCCGCGTGAGCGGAACGGTGCTGGTGCTCGGCGGGCGCAGTGAGATCGGCCTCGCCGTGGCGCGGAAACTCGTGGACGGTGGGGGGAAGTTCGTGCTGGCGGCCCGGCGCAGCGGCGACCTCGATGCCGAGGAGGAGTCACTG
Coding sequences within it:
- a CDS encoding DUF4383 domain-containing protein; the protein is MSRSEHARVRVTGFQPVQMLAVVVGLVYLALGIAGFVRTGLGDFTGNQDHTVLGFMVNPLHNLVHIVVGVLGLLFAASSASARTFGWILFVGFGLVGIWGLMITGVIASNPVSGLGNPLNLNAADNWLHLVSAVLGLVMAIMPARKRAHVETTGTATATTVQQPLVTGDEVPGNADVPTRPVPQQTEAAAGRHRPSRWKMHRPGRTAH